The Fictibacillus arsenicus genome contains a region encoding:
- the ypfJ gene encoding KPN_02809 family neutral zinc metallopeptidase, whose protein sequence is MKWRGRRGSANVEDRRGMGGKGLAVGGGVGGLIIVLIITLLGGNHGDLLGGITGTEENVPYEETEKEKEDAQFVSVVLADTEDVWTDVFREEGMTYKEPKLVLYSGSVQSACGAAGSSVGPFYCPGDQKLYIDLSFYQELQSKYEAPGDFAMAYVIAHEVGHHVQTLLGKSQELQDMRSKLSKEAFNRYQVRFELQADYYAGVWANHAQDMNVLEEGDLEEALTAASAVGDDTLQKKHQGYVVQESFTHGTSEQRKRWFHKGFKNGTIEGGDTFKAKEL, encoded by the coding sequence ATGAAATGGCGAGGCAGACGCGGAAGTGCGAACGTTGAAGATCGGAGAGGGATGGGCGGTAAAGGACTAGCTGTTGGAGGCGGAGTCGGCGGTCTTATCATCGTCTTAATTATAACTTTATTAGGAGGAAATCACGGTGATCTTCTAGGTGGAATCACCGGAACAGAGGAGAATGTTCCTTATGAAGAAACTGAAAAAGAAAAAGAAGATGCTCAGTTCGTTTCTGTCGTTCTAGCGGACACGGAAGACGTCTGGACAGATGTCTTCCGTGAAGAAGGCATGACCTATAAAGAACCAAAGCTTGTCTTATATTCCGGCAGTGTCCAGTCGGCCTGCGGAGCAGCGGGTTCATCTGTCGGCCCTTTTTATTGCCCAGGTGACCAAAAGCTCTACATAGACCTTAGTTTTTATCAGGAACTTCAAAGTAAGTATGAAGCACCTGGTGATTTTGCAATGGCTTATGTTATTGCCCATGAAGTAGGACACCATGTTCAGACACTTTTAGGAAAATCCCAAGAGCTCCAGGATATGCGCTCAAAACTCAGTAAAGAAGCTTTTAACAGGTACCAGGTTAGGTTCGAACTTCAGGCAGATTACTACGCAGGTGTCTGGGCGAATCATGCTCAAGATATGAATGTACTTGAAGAAGGAGATCTGGAAGAAGCACTGACCGCGGCGAGTGCTGTAGGTGATGATACCCTTCAAAAGAAACATCAAGGCTACGTCGTTCAGGAAAGTTTTACACATGGTACATCCGAACAGCGGAAGCGATGGTTCCATAAAGGATTCAAAAATGGAACGATCGAGGGTGGAGATACGTTTAAAGCGAAGGAGCTTTAA
- a CDS encoding Gfo/Idh/MocA family protein translates to MNVALLSKWHVHAVDYAREAHENESISIKMVWDENHERGSEWASELNVPFEPNLDDVLSNPEIDGVIVTTATNRHKDIIIAAANHGKHIFTEKVLAFTVDECEEIYNAVEENNVQLMVNLPRLTESFYLYAQEAVDKGLLGDITYIRCRVAHNGSVPSKENPKGWLPEHFYNKEECGGGALIDLGAHPIYLTNRLGGKVKALSGRLNHFYDLGVDDNAVVMVEYESGAMGLIETGFLSYGSPQQLELYGTEGTLMIEGHNVRIKSKHLGTEEWITPEKLPQPIQSAMEQWIEAIQNNKKPSITKEDVLNLTAINQAAAISSQEGRRVLLSQLGIRQGI, encoded by the coding sequence ATGAACGTAGCTCTACTCAGCAAATGGCATGTGCACGCGGTAGATTATGCACGTGAAGCGCACGAAAATGAATCGATCTCTATAAAAATGGTCTGGGATGAAAATCATGAACGTGGATCAGAATGGGCAAGTGAATTAAATGTTCCTTTTGAGCCGAACCTTGATGACGTCTTATCGAATCCTGAAATTGATGGAGTGATTGTAACAACAGCCACGAACCGTCATAAGGACATCATCATCGCTGCCGCCAACCATGGAAAACATATTTTCACGGAAAAGGTGCTTGCTTTCACGGTGGATGAGTGTGAAGAAATTTATAATGCGGTTGAAGAAAACAACGTTCAGCTGATGGTCAATCTCCCGAGGCTGACAGAGAGTTTTTATTTATATGCGCAAGAAGCTGTGGACAAAGGTTTGCTCGGAGACATTACATACATCAGATGCCGGGTAGCGCATAATGGTTCAGTTCCTTCAAAAGAAAATCCGAAGGGCTGGCTGCCGGAGCACTTTTATAATAAAGAGGAGTGCGGTGGCGGTGCGTTGATCGACCTTGGTGCTCATCCGATCTACTTAACAAATCGGTTAGGCGGAAAAGTAAAAGCATTGAGCGGGAGACTGAACCACTTTTATGATCTCGGGGTAGATGATAACGCGGTGGTGATGGTAGAGTATGAATCAGGTGCTATGGGGTTGATCGAAACTGGCTTTCTATCATACGGAAGTCCGCAACAGCTGGAACTTTATGGAACGGAAGGAACTCTCATGATCGAGGGGCACAATGTTCGAATCAAGAGTAAACATCTTGGTACCGAAGAGTGGATAACTCCAGAAAAGCTGCCGCAACCAATTCAGTCTGCGATGGAGCAATGGATAGAAGCCATTCAGAATAATAAAAAGCCTTCGATTACGAAAGAAGACGTACTAAACCTTACTGCAATAAATCAAGCTGCGGCGATCTCAAGTCAAGAAGGCCGCCGGGTGCTGCTATCTCAACTTGGAATAAGACAAGGAATCTAA
- a CDS encoding GerAB/ArcD/ProY family transporter has protein sequence MLENGKISVRQFTVLVALYTVGTAILIIPSILAAKAMQDIWIAGLIGLGAGLLMVFFYWKIAERFQFMNLVEILEKCFGKWIGKAVAFSYFTFYIFILSTFVLRDIGDFMLTVMMVETPIEAIHIIFLVVVLYGVKLGLETFTRTTELFLPWIVILFVVLFITLLPQIEFTNILPVMENGIQPVLRSSLSFIVFPFLELVVFLMIIPYVNEPKKTKKAFLLGTALGGGLLILISTLSILVIGVTETTRSIYPTYDLSKTINIREFFQRVESFMALIWFITVFVKLVVLTYALCLGLASVFNVQDYKLLTLPIGLLLYVVSLVIFPSSTYLIEFTPIYDFYAVLWMLMPVFIWLVSLIRGKPV, from the coding sequence ATGCTTGAAAATGGCAAAATAAGTGTCCGGCAGTTTACGGTATTAGTAGCCCTTTATACGGTAGGTACTGCAATCTTAATCATCCCCTCCATTCTTGCTGCAAAAGCGATGCAAGATATTTGGATTGCTGGTCTGATCGGTCTCGGTGCCGGTTTATTAATGGTATTTTTTTATTGGAAAATAGCTGAACGCTTTCAGTTTATGAATCTTGTTGAAATTCTCGAAAAATGCTTCGGAAAATGGATTGGAAAGGCTGTTGCATTTTCTTATTTCACTTTCTATATTTTTATATTATCTACTTTTGTTCTGCGGGATATCGGCGACTTCATGCTGACTGTTATGATGGTAGAAACCCCTATTGAAGCTATACATATTATCTTTTTAGTTGTGGTACTTTATGGAGTTAAGCTCGGTCTAGAAACATTTACAAGAACGACTGAGCTGTTTCTCCCCTGGATTGTGATATTGTTCGTTGTATTATTCATCACACTCCTCCCGCAAATCGAATTCACTAATATTTTGCCTGTAATGGAAAACGGCATCCAGCCTGTTCTAAGATCATCACTCTCATTTATTGTATTTCCTTTTCTGGAATTGGTGGTCTTTCTGATGATTATTCCTTATGTGAATGAGCCGAAAAAGACGAAAAAAGCCTTTCTGCTCGGTACTGCGCTTGGCGGCGGCTTACTTATTTTGATCTCCACACTTTCTATTCTCGTGATCGGTGTCACTGAAACAACACGAAGCATCTATCCAACGTATGATTTATCCAAGACGATCAACATCCGGGAGTTTTTCCAGCGTGTTGAATCCTTTATGGCTCTTATCTGGTTCATTACCGTTTTCGTAAAACTTGTCGTTCTGACTTATGCTTTATGCTTAGGATTAGCTTCAGTGTTCAATGTACAGGATTACAAACTTTTAACTTTGCCAATCGGACTTTTATTGTATGTAGTGTCTCTTGTTATTTTTCCAAGCTCAACTTACCTTATTGAGTTCACACCGATCTATGATTTTTATGCGGTGCTATGGATGCTCATGCCCGTGTTCATTTGGCTCGTTTCACTTATAAGAGGCAAACCTGTGTAA